In the Setaria italica strain Yugu1 chromosome VI, Setaria_italica_v2.0, whole genome shotgun sequence genome, one interval contains:
- the LOC101759508 gene encoding uncharacterized membrane protein At1g16860, whose product MGSRFPSHQLSNGLYVSGRPEQPKEKAPVICSSAMPYTGGDIKKSGELGKMFDLHRKSGPLGNQPSRNTSFGGAASNSGPVSNAVGRSNYSGSISSAVPGTGGSSRTKSNSGPLNKHGEPTKRSSGPQSGGVTPMARQNSGPLPPVLPTTGLITSGPITSGQMNSSGAQRKVSGPLDSSVSMKMRTASFAHNPAVTNLNAEDGYSIKGSIPAAIMWLVALLFVVGFVAGGFILAAIHNPILLIVVVVIFGFVAALVTWNICWGTKGVTGFVSRYPDADLRTAKDGEYVKVTGVVTCGNLPLESSFQRVPRCVYTSTCLYEYRGWDSKAANTTHRRFTWGLRSMERHAVDFYISDFQSGLRALVKTGFGARVTPYVDESVVIDINPDNKDMSPEFLRWLRGRNLSSDDRIMRLKEGYIKEGSTVSVMGVVQRNENVLMIVPPAEPISTGCQWAKCMLPTSLDGLVLRCEDTSDMDVIPV is encoded by the exons ATGGGTTCGCGATTTCCATCCCACCAGCTAAGCAATGGCCTGTATGTCTCGGGCCGACCTGAGCAACCTAAGGAGAAGGCCCCAGTCATTTGCTCCTCAGCTATGCCATACACTGGCGGGGATATAAAGAAATCTGGAGAGCTTGGGAAGATGTTTGATCTCCATAGAAAATCTGGTCCTTTGGGTAACCAGCCTTCAAGGAATACTTCGTTCGGTGGTGCTGCCTCCAACTCTGGACCAGTTTCTAATGCTGTTGGTCGCTCCAACTACTCTGGTTCTATTTCATCTGCAGTTCCTGGCACTGGAGGATCTTCAAGGACAAAATCTAATTCTGGACCTCTCAATAAGCATGGAGAACCGACAAAGAGGTCGTCTGGCCCCCAATCAGGTGGAGTAACCCCCATGGCCCGCCAGAACTCTGGCCCTCTGCCTCCTGTTCTTCCTACAACTGGGCTAATTACATCAGGTCCAATCACCTCGGGTCAGATGAATTCATCTGGTGCTCAAAGGAAAGTATCAGGCCCTCTTGATTCCAGTGTATCAATGAAGATGCGTACTGCCTCTTTTGCACACAACCCAGCTGTCACAAATCTCAATGCAGAAGATGGTTACTCGATTAAGGGCAGCATTCCAGCAGCAATAATGTGGTTGGTTGCATTGCTTTTTGTGGTTGGATTCGTGGCAGGAGGCTTCATTCTTGCTGCTATTCATAATCCGATCTTGCTCATAGTTGTTGTGGTGATATTTGGTTTTGTCGCTGCACTTGTCACCTGGAACATCTGCTGGGGAACGAAAGGTGTGACTGGGTTTGTCAGTCGCTATCCTGATGCAGATCTTAGAACTGCAAAAGACGGAGAGTATGTGAAGGTTACTGGG GTTGTTACTTGTGGAAATTTGCCCCTCGAGTCTTCATTCCAACGGGTTCCGAGATGTGTTTACACTTCCACTTGCTTGTATGAGTATAGGGGTTGGGATTCAAAAGCTGCTAACACTACACATCGCCGATTCACTTGGGGACTCAGGTCAATGGAG CGACATGCAGTGGATTTCTACATCTCTGATTTCCAATCAGGATTGCGTGCACTGGTGAAAACAGGATTTGGTGCACGTGTAACCCCATATGTTGATGAATCTGTTGTTATTGACATAAACCCAGACAACAAGGACATGTCGCCTGAATTCCTAAGGTGGCTGCGGGGAAGGAACCTCTCGAGCGATGATCGGATTATGCGCCTGAAAGAAgg GTACATCAAGGAGGGCAGCACCGTTAGCGTGATGGGTGTTGTTCAAAGGAACGAGAACGTGCTGATGATCGTTCCTCCTGCTGAACCCATCTCCACCGGCTGCCAGTGGGCCAAGTGCATGCTCCCAACCAGCCTCGATGGCCTGGTCCTGAGGTGTGAAGATACATCCGACATGGATGTGATACCGGTCTAG